One genomic window of Devosia salina includes the following:
- a CDS encoding ATP-binding protein, producing MPAAIRRRHIGLAALTLAVVLCLALGAWRVAYLRGLGEVERQVQDRLTINLRSVESEIERFRYLPGVVGEDSRILALLQLRGPEAIAAANAYLKSVRAMSGVDELYVLDPAGETLAASNWNEPGSFVGHNYAFRPYFADAMAFGSGRFYAVGVTTGKPGYFLSSRIDVGARSVGVVVAKVDMGPLALTWAAAGEMSAIADREGVVFLSGDPAWTYRPLQALDPGTLDRLEQQRRYDGVDLAAATPLAPEADVDAGSLMIGADERYLLGVRAVEPDGWQLLSALPLEPVEREARLIGGFAALVAVLALGAWLVFNQRRQIVRFKLDQNAVLERRVAERTQALAHEVEERRRAEAELRATQENLIHAAKLAALGRMSAAIVHEVSQPLSALDNTLAAADLHAQRNAPGEVRRILESGRNLLRRMQRTIKHLRTFSSRRDPGPPEQVQLSGVLDAAMDILTPQARDAGVLVTAVWEPGLPPVAGNAVRLEQVFINLILNAIEATAAAGNAAVRLIARSEGDDTVVVDIADSGAGIPDTVRERLFEPFFTTKKSGESLGLGLSISRTLLEEFGGALRFEAGAEGGTLARVTLPVYRAAATGEKLESA from the coding sequence GTGCCCGCAGCGATCCGGCGCCGTCACATCGGACTTGCCGCCCTGACCCTGGCCGTGGTGCTGTGCCTGGCGCTGGGCGCCTGGCGTGTGGCCTATCTGCGCGGTCTCGGCGAGGTCGAACGGCAGGTCCAGGATCGTCTCACCATCAATCTGCGCTCGGTCGAAAGCGAGATCGAGCGCTTCCGCTATCTGCCCGGCGTGGTCGGCGAGGATTCCCGCATCCTGGCATTGCTCCAGCTGCGTGGCCCCGAAGCTATCGCGGCGGCCAATGCCTATCTGAAGTCCGTCCGGGCCATGTCCGGCGTCGACGAGCTCTATGTGCTCGATCCCGCGGGGGAAACGCTGGCGGCCAGCAACTGGAACGAGCCCGGCAGCTTTGTGGGCCACAACTACGCGTTCCGGCCTTACTTTGCCGACGCCATGGCGTTCGGCTCCGGCCGCTTCTATGCAGTGGGCGTCACCACGGGCAAGCCGGGCTATTTTCTTTCAAGCCGCATCGATGTGGGCGCAAGGTCCGTCGGCGTGGTTGTGGCCAAGGTCGATATGGGTCCCCTGGCGTTGACCTGGGCAGCGGCCGGAGAAATGAGTGCCATTGCCGACCGCGAGGGTGTGGTCTTTTTGTCCGGTGATCCGGCCTGGACCTATCGCCCGCTGCAGGCCCTCGACCCTGGCACCCTGGATCGGCTCGAACAACAGCGCCGCTATGATGGCGTCGATCTCGCCGCCGCGACGCCGCTGGCGCCGGAAGCGGATGTGGACGCCGGCAGCCTGATGATCGGCGCCGACGAAAGATATCTGCTTGGCGTCCGGGCGGTGGAGCCGGATGGCTGGCAATTGCTCTCCGCTTTGCCGCTCGAGCCGGTGGAGCGCGAAGCGCGGCTGATCGGCGGGTTCGCTGCGCTGGTGGCCGTGCTGGCACTGGGCGCCTGGCTTGTTTTCAATCAGCGTCGGCAGATCGTACGGTTCAAGCTGGACCAGAATGCCGTTCTCGAGCGACGGGTCGCCGAGCGCACGCAGGCACTTGCCCATGAGGTGGAGGAGCGCCGCCGCGCCGAGGCGGAACTGCGTGCCACCCAGGAAAACCTCATTCACGCCGCCAAGCTGGCGGCCCTGGGCCGCATGTCGGCCGCCATAGTACACGAGGTCAGCCAGCCCCTCTCGGCGCTCGACAACACCCTTGCAGCCGCCGATCTGCACGCCCAGCGCAATGCGCCGGGTGAGGTCAGGCGCATTCTCGAAAGCGGGCGCAACCTGCTCCGGCGGATGCAGCGCACCATCAAGCATCTGCGCACCTTCTCTTCGCGGCGCGATCCTGGCCCGCCCGAACAGGTTCAGTTGTCCGGCGTTCTCGATGCGGCCATGGATATCCTGACGCCCCAGGCGCGCGATGCCGGCGTGCTGGTGACGGCGGTGTGGGAGCCGGGCCTGCCGCCCGTGGCCGGTAATGCGGTGCGGCTCGAGCAGGTCTTTATCAATCTCATCCTCAACGCCATCGAGGCCACTGCCGCTGCCGGCAATGCGGCTGTGCGCCTGATCGCGCGCAGCGAGGGCGATGACACGGTCGTGGTTGACATTGCCGATAGCGGCGCCGGCATACCCGACACCGTGCGCGAGCGCCTGTTCGAGCCGTTCTTTACCACCAAGAAGAGCGGGGAGAGTCTCGGGCTGGGCCTATCGATCTCTCGCACCCTGCTGGAGGAATTCGGTGGCGCGCTGCGCTTCGAAGCGGGCGCCGAGGGCGGCACGCTGGCCCGGGTCACCTTGCCCGTTTATCGCGCCGCCGCGACCGGCGAGAAACTGGAATCGGCATGA
- a CDS encoding sigma-54-dependent transcriptional regulator, producing MNRGRVLFIDDEAELCTAAEEWLGVCGFAVTSFTAPDVAIAQVDPATFDCVVTDVRMPGLDGLAVLEHFRDRAPDLPVVLLTGHGDVPLAVGAMRSGAHDFIEKPYDAELLVAVLDRAVERRRLGRELTRLRQAAGGTELEDRLVGLSPAMVELRRSVLQLANIDVDVLVTGETGTGKEVIARALHDFGGRARGQFVAINCAAIPETVFESEMFGHARGAFTGAAGERIGKLEYARGGTVFLDEIESMPLALQAKVLRAIQERSIEPLGSNASRPIDVRFIAASKVDLRAESEAGRFRPDLYFRLSTVELPVPSLRQRREDVPLLFALFASRAAQRFGIEATQPYRLPADMAVSDWPGNVRELKAVAERSVLGLGSNGVGQESAASSRTLAAQVAAFEAAVIEQALRDAAGSTALAAERLGLARRTLNEKIARYGLRADADIDS from the coding sequence ATGAACCGGGGTCGGGTGCTGTTCATCGATGACGAGGCCGAACTCTGCACGGCGGCCGAGGAATGGCTCGGTGTCTGCGGTTTTGCCGTCACCAGTTTCACCGCCCCCGATGTGGCTATCGCCCAGGTCGATCCCGCCACATTCGATTGCGTCGTGACCGATGTGCGCATGCCCGGCCTCGATGGACTGGCCGTGCTCGAACATTTCCGTGACCGCGCCCCCGATCTGCCCGTTGTACTGCTGACCGGGCATGGCGATGTGCCCCTCGCGGTCGGCGCCATGCGTTCCGGCGCGCATGATTTCATCGAAAAACCCTATGACGCCGAACTGCTGGTGGCAGTGCTGGATCGGGCGGTGGAACGGCGACGCCTCGGGCGGGAACTCACGCGTCTGCGCCAGGCCGCCGGCGGCACCGAACTCGAGGATCGCCTGGTCGGCCTCTCGCCCGCCATGGTCGAATTGCGCCGCTCCGTGCTGCAACTGGCCAACATCGATGTCGACGTGCTGGTGACGGGGGAAACCGGCACGGGCAAGGAAGTGATCGCCCGGGCCCTGCACGATTTCGGCGGACGGGCCAGGGGCCAGTTCGTGGCCATCAATTGTGCCGCCATCCCCGAGACCGTGTTCGAAAGCGAAATGTTCGGCCATGCCCGCGGCGCCTTCACCGGTGCGGCCGGCGAGAGGATCGGCAAGCTCGAATATGCGAGGGGCGGCACCGTCTTCCTCGACGAGATCGAATCCATGCCCCTGGCGCTGCAGGCCAAGGTCCTCCGCGCCATTCAGGAGCGCAGTATCGAGCCGCTGGGCAGCAATGCCTCGCGCCCCATCGATGTGCGCTTCATCGCCGCCAGCAAGGTCGATCTCCGGGCCGAAAGCGAGGCGGGTCGTTTCCGCCCTGACCTTTATTTCCGCCTCTCTACTGTGGAACTGCCGGTGCCGTCTCTGCGCCAGCGGCGCGAGGACGTTCCGCTGCTGTTCGCTCTGTTTGCCAGCCGCGCCGCGCAACGCTTCGGCATCGAGGCCACGCAGCCCTATCGCCTGCCGGCCGACATGGCCGTGTCGGACTGGCCCGGCAATGTGCGCGAGCTCAAGGCCGTCGCCGAGCGCAGCGTGCTGGGTCTTGGCAGCAATGGGGTTGGGCAGGAAAGCGCGGCCAGCTCTCGAACCCTCGCCGCACAGGTCGCTGCGTTCGAAGCCGCCGTCATCGAACAGGCCCTGCGGGACGCGGCAGGGTCCACCGCCCTGGCGGCCGAGCGACTGGGGCTGGCGCGCCGCACGCTCAACGAGAAGATCGCCCGCTACGGCCTGCGCGCGGATGCCGATATCGACAGCTAG
- a CDS encoding TAXI family TRAP transporter solute-binding subunit, giving the protein MSFIPARRVAGLVAGAVMAVSGSAAVNAQEFINILTGGTSGVYYPLGVALSELYAENIEGARTQVQSTKASVENLNLLQQKKGELAFALGDSVKSGWDGLQEAGFPAPLTDLRAIAAIYPNYVQIVASAESGIETLEDLKGKSISVGAPASGTELNARAIFAAAGMSYEDLGKVEFLPYAESAELIKNRQLDATLQSSGLGVAFIKDLAATMDINIVSIPAEVVNSIGAPYTASVIPAGTYDGQDEDVPTAAIGNILVTHAGVSDETAYQMTKLIFENLDRLKAAHSAANGIVPEAATQGLSIPLHPGAERYYEEAGLL; this is encoded by the coding sequence ATGTCATTCATTCCCGCTCGCCGCGTGGCGGGCCTGGTTGCTGGCGCCGTCATGGCGGTCAGCGGCAGCGCCGCCGTCAACGCCCAGGAATTCATCAACATCCTGACCGGGGGCACCTCGGGCGTCTATTACCCGCTCGGCGTTGCCCTGTCCGAACTCTATGCCGAGAATATCGAAGGCGCCCGCACCCAGGTGCAGTCGACCAAGGCCTCGGTCGAAAACCTCAATCTGCTGCAGCAGAAAAAGGGTGAACTCGCCTTTGCCCTGGGCGACTCGGTCAAGTCCGGCTGGGATGGCCTGCAGGAGGCCGGTTTCCCCGCGCCCCTGACCGATCTGCGCGCCATCGCGGCCATCTATCCCAATTATGTGCAGATCGTCGCCTCCGCCGAGAGCGGCATCGAGACCCTCGAGGACCTGAAAGGCAAGTCGATCTCGGTGGGCGCGCCCGCCTCCGGCACCGAGCTCAATGCCCGGGCCATCTTCGCCGCCGCCGGCATGAGCTATGAAGACCTCGGCAAGGTCGAGTTCCTGCCCTATGCGGAATCGGCCGAACTGATCAAGAACCGCCAGCTCGATGCGACCCTGCAGTCTTCCGGTCTCGGCGTCGCCTTCATCAAGGACCTGGCGGCGACCATGGACATCAACATCGTTTCCATCCCGGCCGAGGTGGTGAACAGCATCGGGGCGCCCTATACCGCCTCGGTGATCCCGGCCGGCACCTATGACGGCCAGGACGAGGATGTGCCCACGGCCGCCATCGGCAATATCCTGGTCACCCATGCCGGGGTCAGCGATGAAACCGCCTACCAGATGACCAAGCTGATCTTTGAAAACCTCGATCGGCTCAAGGCCGCCCACTCGGCCGCCAATGGCATTGTCCCCGAGGCCGCGACCCAGGGGCTGAGCATTCCGCTCCATCCCGGCGCCGAGCGCTATTACGAGGAAGCCGGCCTGCTCTAG
- a CDS encoding TRAP transporter permease → MTTLSAATTPAPHTAEEAVEGLPPGFGPGIMGRIAFAIAIAFALFQLWTAAYGTLPSQVVRAMHVGFLLLLGFGLLGNLVAKTTLGRIVFWTLAVLGFSTGLYNWVFYADLLKRSSFLTPPDLVAGTVMIILVFEAARRLMGLPLVIISGLFLAYCFFGQYMPGPFVHRGYDFAQIIEHFGFGTEGIYGTPIYVSSAYIFIFVVFAAFLERAGMIRLFNDFALGLVGGWRGGPAQVCTLSSALMGTISGSGVANVVASGQFTIPLMKRFGFRAAFAGGVEATSSMGGQIMPPIMGAVAFIMAETLDVPYSAIVIAALIPAMLYFATCFWVVHLESGKAGLRGMSRADLPNPWHAVRDHWPLVLPLAALVYLLFAGYTPIFAGTMGLALVVVLILGTPLAAAIGPRAFRFVFWIALGLASAAFIRFGVNLLMLVIAALVVACIFVKGGSETLAIVRDALAEGARNALPVGIACAIVGIVIGTLTLTGIASTFIGAIIAIGENNLFLSLVLTMLTCLVLGMGIPTIPNYIITSSLAGPALLELGVPLLVSHMFVFYFGIMADLTPPVALACFAAAPMAKTSGLKISVQATKLAAAGFIVPFMAVYTPSLMLQDGGAIAAQFGYPVEVAYIVLKTVLAIGLLGVAVVGYLFGPVGRLERLAAFAVSLLLMLALPLTDEAGFALALILVGQHWWRMRPPPMPAAS, encoded by the coding sequence ATGACTACTCTATCCGCGGCCACCACGCCTGCGCCGCATACCGCCGAAGAAGCCGTCGAGGGCCTGCCGCCCGGCTTCGGCCCCGGCATCATGGGGCGCATCGCCTTTGCCATTGCCATAGCCTTCGCGCTCTTCCAGCTCTGGACCGCCGCCTATGGCACGCTGCCCAGCCAGGTCGTGCGCGCCATGCATGTGGGCTTTCTCCTGCTGCTCGGCTTCGGCCTGCTGGGCAATCTGGTGGCCAAGACCACTCTAGGCCGCATTGTCTTCTGGACCCTGGCCGTGCTCGGCTTTTCGACCGGTCTCTACAACTGGGTCTTCTACGCCGACCTGCTCAAGCGCAGCTCCTTCCTCACCCCGCCCGACCTCGTGGCCGGCACGGTGATGATCATCCTCGTCTTCGAGGCGGCCCGGCGCCTCATGGGCCTGCCGCTCGTCATCATCTCCGGCCTGTTCCTCGCCTATTGCTTCTTCGGCCAGTACATGCCCGGCCCCTTCGTGCATCGCGGCTATGATTTCGCGCAGATCATCGAGCATTTCGGCTTCGGCACCGAGGGCATCTATGGCACCCCCATCTATGTCTCCTCGGCCTATATCTTCATCTTCGTGGTCTTTGCCGCCTTTCTCGAGCGCGCCGGCATGATCAGGCTGTTCAACGATTTCGCCCTCGGCCTGGTCGGCGGCTGGCGCGGTGGCCCCGCGCAGGTCTGCACGCTGTCTTCGGCGCTGATGGGCACCATTTCCGGGTCCGGCGTCGCCAATGTGGTGGCCAGCGGCCAATTCACCATTCCCCTGATGAAGCGGTTCGGCTTCCGCGCCGCCTTTGCCGGGGGTGTCGAGGCGACCTCGTCCATGGGCGGGCAGATCATGCCGCCGATCATGGGGGCGGTGGCCTTCATCATGGCCGAAACGCTCGACGTGCCCTATAGCGCCATTGTCATCGCCGCGCTGATCCCGGCCATGCTCTATTTCGCCACCTGCTTCTGGGTGGTGCATCTGGAATCGGGCAAGGCCGGGCTGCGCGGCATGAGCCGGGCGGACCTGCCCAACCCGTGGCACGCCGTGCGCGACCACTGGCCCCTGGTGCTGCCGCTGGCCGCTTTGGTCTATCTGCTCTTTGCCGGCTATACACCGATCTTTGCCGGCACCATGGGCCTGGCCCTGGTCGTCGTGCTCATTCTCGGCACCCCGCTCGCCGCCGCCATCGGCCCGCGGGCCTTCCGCTTTGTCTTCTGGATCGCGCTCGGCCTGGCGTCCGCCGCCTTCATCCGCTTCGGCGTCAATCTGTTGATGCTGGTCATTGCGGCGCTCGTCGTGGCCTGCATCTTCGTCAAGGGCGGAAGCGAAACGCTCGCCATTGTCCGCGACGCCCTGGCCGAAGGCGCTCGCAACGCGCTGCCGGTGGGCATTGCCTGTGCCATTGTCGGCATCGTCATCGGCACGCTGACCCTGACCGGCATCGCCTCCACCTTCATCGGCGCCATCATTGCCATCGGCGAGAACAACCTCTTCCTGTCCCTGGTGCTGACCATGCTCACCTGCCTGGTGCTGGGCATGGGCATCCCCACCATCCCCAACTACATCATCACCTCGTCCCTGGCCGGGCCGGCGCTGCTCGAGCTGGGCGTACCACTGCTGGTCAGCCACATGTTCGTCTTCTATTTCGGCATCATGGCCGATCTGACGCCGCCGGTGGCCCTGGCCTGCTTTGCCGCCGCGCCCATGGCCAAGACCTCCGGCCTCAAGATCTCGGTACAGGCGACCAAGCTCGCCGCCGCCGGCTTCATCGTCCCCTTCATGGCCGTCTATACGCCCTCCCTCATGCTGCAGGATGGCGGCGCCATCGCTGCCCAGTTCGGCTATCCGGTGGAGGTCGCCTATATTGTCCTCAAGACCGTGCTCGCCATCGGTCTCCTGGGCGTGGCCGTGGTGGGCTATCTCTTCGGTCCGGTCGGGCGGCTGGAGCGGCTGGCCGCCTTTGCCGTCAGCCTCCTGCTGATGCTGGCGCTCCCCCTGACCGACGAGGCCGGCTTCGCCCTGGCGCTGATCCTGGTGGGCCAGCACTGGTGGCGCATGCGGCCCCCACCCATGCCGGCAGCGTCCTGA
- a CDS encoding DUF1850 domain-containing protein, with protein sequence MLCIASAGTVAALVASSFTLSWTHSVEKTQWREDWVVAGAQLQLTGASVQGPGAGIAVPQDAVWAEGRWSYVPSLPPIPELVLAASGMTPSPWQLCLPDGTCRLLGEEAGTPARIWAASACPRE encoded by the coding sequence ATGCTGTGCATCGCATCGGCCGGCACCGTCGCGGCGCTGGTGGCTTCGAGCTTCACCCTGAGCTGGACCCATTCGGTGGAAAAGACCCAGTGGCGCGAAGATTGGGTGGTGGCCGGCGCGCAACTGCAGCTCACCGGTGCCAGCGTCCAGGGTCCGGGTGCCGGCATCGCCGTGCCGCAAGATGCGGTCTGGGCAGAGGGGCGCTGGAGCTATGTTCCGAGCCTTCCGCCCATTCCCGAACTGGTGCTGGCCGCTTCCGGCATGACCCCGAGCCCTTGGCAGCTTTGTCTTCCCGACGGCACCTGCCGGCTTCTGGGGGAGGAGGCCGGCACGCCGGCGCGGATCTGGGCTGCAAGCGCCTGTCCCCGCGAATAG